The following are encoded together in the Chloroherpetonaceae bacterium genome:
- the ppc gene encoding phosphoenolpyruvate carboxylase, with the protein MIHSPEVKVEFAADAQLSSVDALLQRDVKMLGNLLGQVLVEQESAEFLELEEKVRLLCKEIRMGKKDSLRAELMNLLESLSIEEAGNLVRAFGAFFHLTNVAEQVHQVRRDRETLRELAESGRPPVLEGSLYDVIARFKQEGKTAEELQALFNRLSIEPTLTAHPTEAVRQSVLFKRRNIAYLLERLNQPNLTPNERRDLTEELTAIITALWQTDDVREGSLTVFEEVRNQLYYLENIFWDVLPKLYADLEHALAEFYPDFHFEIPPFLRIHSWTGGDRDGHPFVTHEVTRETLRFLKREVLKRYIDAVEAAVVELSCSLNRVKISGELRESIARDEQAYGRAAIEAGWAGRNFNEPYRIKLRYISYRLSQTLASLDSERALPGAYPDEETFLEDLRIIERSLHQNKGERLALTQVRKLIRRAEVFGFSFFTLDIRQHSSKHTQALDEIVAQLRLLPKRYTEMDESEKRAWLAQEIQSRRPILPYKLGFSEETDEVVRTFRQIRRSLESISRRAIQTYIVSMTAKVSHILEVMLFAKEAALIRLTDNDEFQSDLNIVPLFETIDDLRHADEFMRELFEMPVYQKQLRARGMLQEVMIGYSDSSKDGGLLASSWELYNAQLRLKACAERYGVKLKLFHGRGGTVGRGGGAPVHQAILAQPKGTVDGRIKLTEQGEIISSKYATPHIATRNLELTTTAVMLASLNMQNEPDPKPEWLQAMAQAAEASFKAYRAFIYDNPRFVEYFYEATPIDIIAEMKIGSRPAKRRGAGRIEDLRAIPWVFAWTQSRATLPSWFGFSDGVDAVLAQGTSIALFQEMYDGWRFFRTLLDSMQMSLSKCDIRVAEEYAKLVSDTAMGMTIFEAIRTRFYHTIDLICTITRQKELLENNPALRRSIRAREPYIDPLSYIQVIALKKYRRSEASEEERKKLLSVLRNSVNSIAAGIRNTG; encoded by the coding sequence ATGATACACAGTCCCGAAGTGAAGGTTGAGTTTGCCGCTGACGCTCAGCTCTCCAGCGTCGATGCACTGCTGCAGCGTGATGTCAAAATGCTTGGCAATTTGCTTGGGCAAGTGCTGGTTGAGCAAGAGAGTGCTGAGTTTTTGGAGCTGGAAGAAAAGGTGCGCTTGCTCTGCAAAGAGATTCGTATGGGCAAAAAGGATTCACTGCGTGCCGAATTGATGAATTTGCTTGAGTCGCTCTCTATCGAGGAAGCTGGGAATTTGGTACGTGCATTTGGCGCATTTTTTCATCTGACGAATGTGGCCGAACAAGTTCATCAAGTTCGGCGTGACCGAGAAACTTTGCGAGAGTTAGCCGAAAGCGGTCGCCCTCCTGTCTTAGAAGGCTCACTTTACGATGTGATTGCTCGCTTCAAACAGGAAGGCAAAACTGCCGAAGAGCTGCAGGCTCTGTTTAATCGGCTTTCAATTGAGCCAACGCTCACTGCGCATCCGACTGAAGCGGTGCGACAAAGCGTGCTCTTTAAGCGACGTAACATTGCGTATTTGCTTGAGCGCCTCAACCAGCCGAATCTTACTCCTAATGAACGCCGAGACCTTACCGAAGAACTCACTGCTATCATTACTGCACTCTGGCAGACCGATGATGTCCGCGAAGGCAGCCTTACCGTTTTCGAGGAAGTTCGCAACCAACTCTACTACTTGGAAAACATCTTCTGGGACGTCTTGCCAAAGCTCTATGCCGATTTAGAGCATGCACTGGCGGAGTTTTATCCTGACTTTCATTTTGAAATTCCACCCTTCCTACGCATTCACTCATGGACGGGCGGCGACCGTGACGGTCATCCTTTCGTAACGCATGAGGTTACGCGTGAGACGCTGCGCTTTCTCAAACGCGAGGTGCTCAAAAGATACATTGACGCGGTGGAAGCTGCTGTAGTGGAACTTAGTTGCTCGCTCAATCGCGTGAAAATTTCAGGTGAGTTGCGCGAGTCTATTGCGCGCGATGAGCAAGCCTATGGACGCGCAGCTATTGAAGCTGGCTGGGCTGGGCGCAATTTTAATGAGCCTTATCGCATCAAACTGCGTTATATTTCCTATCGCCTTTCGCAAACGTTGGCATCGCTGGATTCAGAGCGAGCTTTGCCCGGCGCTTACCCTGACGAAGAGACTTTCCTTGAGGATTTACGCATCATTGAACGCAGCCTACACCAGAACAAAGGTGAGCGACTTGCCCTTACGCAAGTGCGCAAACTGATTCGCCGCGCCGAAGTTTTCGGCTTTTCGTTCTTTACGCTCGACATTCGCCAGCATAGCAGCAAACACACGCAAGCGCTCGATGAAATTGTAGCCCAACTGCGGCTTCTGCCCAAGCGATATACTGAAATGGATGAGTCTGAAAAACGAGCGTGGCTTGCTCAGGAAATTCAAAGCCGTCGTCCAATTCTGCCCTACAAGCTGGGCTTTTCCGAAGAAACTGACGAGGTCGTGCGCACCTTCCGACAAATTCGCCGCTCGCTGGAATCTATCAGCCGACGCGCTATCCAGACCTACATCGTCAGTATGACCGCAAAGGTGAGCCACATTCTGGAAGTCATGCTCTTTGCCAAAGAAGCGGCGCTGATTCGTCTGACGGACAACGATGAGTTCCAAAGCGACCTCAACATTGTCCCGCTCTTTGAGACAATTGATGACCTTCGGCATGCGGATGAATTTATGCGGGAGCTGTTTGAAATGCCTGTCTATCAAAAGCAACTGCGTGCCCGTGGTATGCTGCAAGAAGTGATGATTGGCTACTCCGACTCGAGCAAAGATGGCGGGCTTTTGGCATCGAGTTGGGAGCTTTACAATGCGCAACTGCGCTTGAAAGCCTGCGCAGAGCGTTACGGCGTCAAGCTCAAGCTCTTTCACGGACGAGGCGGCACAGTTGGCAGAGGCGGCGGCGCACCAGTTCATCAAGCTATCTTGGCGCAGCCCAAGGGCACTGTCGATGGACGCATTAAACTTACGGAGCAAGGTGAAATCATCTCGTCCAAATACGCTACCCCACACATCGCCACGCGTAACTTGGAACTAACGACCACTGCGGTTATGCTTGCGTCGCTCAATATGCAGAATGAACCTGACCCCAAACCTGAGTGGCTACAAGCCATGGCTCAGGCAGCCGAAGCCTCGTTCAAAGCTTATCGTGCCTTCATCTATGACAATCCTCGCTTTGTGGAATACTTTTATGAAGCCACGCCAATTGACATTATTGCTGAAATGAAAATTGGCTCTCGCCCTGCCAAACGGCGCGGCGCAGGACGCATCGAAGACTTGCGCGCAATTCCTTGGGTTTTTGCGTGGACGCAAAGTCGAGCTACCCTGCCCAGTTGGTTTGGCTTTAGCGACGGCGTAGATGCCGTGCTTGCACAAGGCACCTCTATTGCGCTTTTCCAAGAGATGTATGATGGCTGGCGATTCTTCCGCACACTTCTTGACAGTATGCAAATGTCGCTTTCAAAGTGCGACATTCGCGTCGCCGAAGAGTATGCCAAACTGGTCAGTGACACTGCCATGGGTATGACCATCTTTGAGGCGATTCGCACCCGTTTTTACCACACAATTGACCTTATTTGCACCATTACACGCCAAAAGGAGCTTTTGGAAAATAACCCCGCTTTGCGTCGCTCTATTCGTGCCCGAGAGCCTTACATTGACCCACTGAGCTACATACAAGTCATTGCCCTCAAAAAATATCGTCGCTCTGAAGCCAGCGAAGAAGAGCGCAAAAAATTGCTCTCCGTTTTGCGCAACTCGGTCAACTCTATTGCCGCTGGCATTCGCAATACAGGATAA
- a CDS encoding RsbRD N-terminal domain-containing protein, whose translation MLYNRFIYLIENHAEALTKSWIQEVKTNACTKSYRNFSDEALHDSVYQIYSRLGYWIKKEESTLEDIAEYFVMLGRERAKQGFKLSEVVYSLILSRVELWNYVSSQGVFEDSLELQRALEFSQRLNYFYDKAIYFTTIGFETQSEEESAVKRKGSIFEAFFSAFRISPSTSPAPK comes from the coding sequence ATGCTGTACAATCGCTTCATTTACCTGATTGAAAATCACGCAGAAGCCCTCACCAAGTCTTGGATTCAAGAGGTCAAAACAAACGCTTGCACGAAAAGTTATCGCAACTTTTCGGACGAGGCGCTGCATGATTCGGTCTATCAGATTTATAGCCGTTTGGGATACTGGATTAAGAAGGAAGAGTCAACCTTAGAAGACATTGCCGAGTATTTCGTTATGCTTGGGCGAGAGCGTGCCAAGCAAGGTTTCAAGCTCAGTGAGGTTGTCTATTCGCTTATTTTATCGCGCGTCGAGCTTTGGAATTATGTCAGCAGTCAAGGCGTCTTCGAGGACAGCTTAGAGTTGCAGCGTGCGCTGGAGTTTTCGCAGCGTCTCAATTATTTCTATGACAAGGCAATTTACTTTACGACGATTGGATTTGAGACCCAGAGTGAGGAAGAGTCGGCTGTAAAGCGAAAAGGCAGCATCTTTGAAGCTTTTTTCAGTGCATTCCGCATTTCACCGAGCACAAGTCCTGCGCCGAAGTAA
- a CDS encoding NAD(P)/FAD-dependent oxidoreductase: MNSVAQNGTSTVDLTIVGGGPTGIFAAFQCGMNELSCRIIDSMPELGGQLTALYPEKYIYDVAGFPQIIAADLVGQLWEQASQFSPEVVLNEQVLSVQKQEDGSFQVRTSAGHTYFSRAVLIAAGLGAFSPRKLEQLGDVSHLEGQCIFYAVKRIEDFRGKRVVIVGGGDSALDWTMGLLDVAKSVTLVHRMNTFQGHSKTVADVLEAEEAGRVKVYLKAEVRAIHTVGNELRYVEVECKPDVLHLEADCLLPLIGFKSDLGPIKNWGLKLEGNAIAVEASTMQTSIEGIYAAGDIASYPGKLRLIQTGLSDAAMAVRNSLSYIRPGEKVKHQFSSIKMAAKRLS, encoded by the coding sequence ATGAATAGCGTAGCGCAAAACGGCACAAGCACGGTTGACCTCACAATCGTAGGCGGCGGTCCAACTGGCATTTTTGCCGCATTCCAGTGTGGAATGAACGAACTAAGTTGCCGAATCATTGACAGTATGCCGGAGTTAGGCGGTCAGCTCACCGCACTGTATCCCGAGAAATACATCTACGATGTAGCAGGCTTCCCACAAATTATTGCGGCGGATTTGGTGGGGCAGCTCTGGGAACAGGCTTCGCAGTTTTCGCCCGAAGTAGTGTTGAATGAACAAGTGCTGAGTGTTCAGAAGCAAGAAGATGGGTCGTTTCAGGTGCGGACCAGTGCAGGGCACACATACTTCAGTCGTGCCGTGCTCATCGCCGCAGGATTGGGAGCATTTTCGCCTAGAAAGTTGGAGCAACTTGGCGATGTATCGCACTTAGAAGGACAGTGCATTTTCTACGCGGTTAAACGGATTGAGGATTTCAGAGGTAAGCGTGTGGTGATTGTGGGTGGCGGTGATTCCGCACTGGACTGGACAATGGGGCTGTTAGATGTGGCAAAGTCGGTAACACTGGTGCATCGAATGAACACATTTCAGGGACATAGCAAAACCGTAGCCGATGTGCTGGAAGCCGAAGAAGCAGGTAGAGTAAAAGTCTATCTCAAAGCTGAAGTGCGTGCTATTCACACGGTTGGCAATGAACTGCGATATGTGGAGGTCGAATGCAAACCGGATGTGCTACACTTGGAGGCGGACTGTCTTTTGCCACTAATTGGTTTCAAGTCGGACTTAGGTCCAATTAAGAACTGGGGATTGAAATTAGAAGGTAATGCAATTGCTGTCGAAGCCAGCACGATGCAAACCTCAATTGAAGGCATTTATGCGGCTGGCGACATTGCCAGCTATCCGGGGAAATTGCGGCTCATTCAGACAGGACTAAGCGATGCCGCAATGGCAGTTCGAAACAGCCTCAGCTACATTCGACCGGGCGAAAAAGTCAAGCATCAGTTTAGTTCAATCAAAATGGCAGCAAAAAGGTTGTCGTAG
- a CDS encoding DUF4864 domain-containing protein, whose translation MRLKLNYAKALAWLIVLIGCSGACESQRLATNRDGKFQPKQQSLRMMEESIYRPDDPKPHPDLLPEDVVRIQLRALKHNDSSNHGIAVTYRFASPDNKLYTGPLPRFIQMLHNPLYAPMLNYETEEIGEIKKKGNYAEQKVVLIDKTGRAYTYLFMLSKQEEGDYKGCWMTDGVRNLTAERQSEATRLTLTLEQKKQMLDSLFEQLKNAESEEVATFVENLIWELWMTSEREEINVLMARGIEEMRESNYARAIQVFTAITELAPDFPEGWNKRATAYYLKGDFAKSVKDIERTLALEPRHFGALSGLGLIYSALGNDQAALRAYEAVLEIHPQQKTLRKYVEELRRKLGIRRL comes from the coding sequence ATGAGACTTAAATTGAACTATGCCAAAGCGCTGGCATGGCTAATTGTCTTGATAGGTTGCTCTGGAGCTTGTGAGTCGCAGAGGCTTGCAACAAATAGAGATGGCAAATTTCAACCCAAGCAGCAAAGTCTAAGAATGATGGAAGAGTCAATTTATCGTCCAGATGACCCGAAACCACATCCAGACCTCTTGCCAGAGGACGTTGTAAGGATTCAGCTACGCGCCTTGAAGCATAACGACAGTAGCAATCACGGCATTGCCGTGACCTATCGGTTTGCATCGCCTGACAATAAGCTTTACACAGGACCGTTGCCGCGATTTATTCAAATGCTGCATAATCCCCTCTACGCCCCAATGCTGAACTACGAAACTGAAGAAATTGGCGAAATAAAAAAGAAAGGCAACTATGCAGAGCAGAAAGTTGTCCTAATTGACAAAACTGGGCGTGCCTACACATACCTCTTTATGCTCTCCAAGCAAGAAGAAGGCGACTATAAAGGCTGCTGGATGACAGACGGAGTGCGCAACCTGACCGCTGAGCGACAAAGCGAAGCAACTCGACTGACGCTCACACTGGAGCAAAAGAAACAAATGCTGGATTCGCTTTTCGAACAGCTAAAAAACGCTGAAAGCGAAGAGGTAGCCACGTTTGTCGAAAACCTGATTTGGGAGCTTTGGATGACGAGTGAGCGAGAGGAAATCAATGTCTTGATGGCGCGAGGTATAGAAGAAATGCGTGAAAGTAACTACGCACGTGCGATTCAAGTGTTCACGGCGATTACAGAACTGGCACCAGACTTTCCAGAAGGATGGAACAAGCGAGCGACGGCATACTACCTCAAAGGTGATTTTGCCAAATCGGTCAAAGACATCGAGCGCACTTTAGCTCTGGAGCCACGCCATTTTGGCGCACTGTCTGGCTTAGGGCTAATCTATTCAGCATTAGGCAATGACCAAGCGGCGCTGAGAGCATATGAAGCTGTGCTGGAAATTCATCCGCAGCAAAAAACATTGCGAAAGTATGTCGAAGAACTGCGCCGCAAATTGGGCATTCGGCGATTGTAG
- a CDS encoding carbon-nitrogen hydrolase, with amino-acid sequence MNASHTVKIGLVQRKGAPNPEENIARTFAGIREAAARGAQIVSTQELFTTLYFCQTEDYAPFEFAEPIPGETTDKLCALAKELGIVIVAALFEKRTQGLYHNTAVVIDADGTYLGKYRKMHIPDDPGFYEKFYFAPGDLGFKVFKTQFATIGVLICWDQWYPEAARLTALQGAQILFYPTAIGWATNEPDPKMRAEQYAAWEMIQRSHAIANGVFVAVTNRVGRENSPENPGEGLEFWGQSFVANPFGVCLAKASAEQEEVLVVECDLSQIDFYRQHWPFLRDRRIDTYAPLTKRFWDSETEAEV; translated from the coding sequence GTGAACGCATCGCATACTGTAAAGATTGGATTGGTGCAGCGCAAAGGTGCACCAAATCCAGAGGAGAATATCGCCCGCACCTTCGCAGGCATTCGAGAAGCAGCGGCTCGAGGGGCACAGATTGTCTCCACGCAAGAGCTTTTTACGACACTGTATTTTTGCCAAACGGAAGACTATGCGCCTTTCGAATTTGCAGAGCCGATTCCGGGCGAGACAACCGACAAACTGTGTGCTCTCGCAAAAGAATTAGGCATTGTGATTGTTGCGGCACTGTTTGAAAAGCGCACGCAAGGACTGTATCACAACACTGCCGTTGTGATTGATGCCGATGGGACTTATTTAGGCAAATACCGCAAGATGCACATTCCTGATGACCCCGGCTTTTATGAAAAATTTTACTTTGCGCCCGGCGATTTGGGCTTTAAGGTCTTCAAGACCCAATTTGCAACCATCGGCGTATTGATTTGCTGGGACCAGTGGTATCCTGAGGCGGCACGACTGACTGCACTGCAAGGGGCACAGATTCTTTTCTACCCGACAGCAATTGGCTGGGCAACAAATGAGCCTGACCCTAAGATGCGCGCCGAACAATATGCAGCGTGGGAGATGATTCAACGTAGCCATGCAATTGCCAACGGCGTCTTTGTCGCTGTAACCAATCGGGTCGGTCGAGAAAATTCACCTGAAAATCCAGGTGAAGGCTTGGAATTTTGGGGACAAAGTTTCGTGGCTAATCCCTTCGGTGTCTGTTTGGCAAAGGCTTCTGCTGAACAAGAAGAAGTGCTCGTGGTCGAGTGCGATTTGTCTCAAATTGACTTCTATCGGCAGCATTGGCCGTTTCTACGCGACCGCCGCATTGATACCTATGCCCCGCTGACCAAACGATTTTGGGACAGCGAAACTGAAGCCGAAGTTTGA
- a CDS encoding outer membrane beta-barrel protein produces MRPKCYFAATLAESNDCQKKVTQNSKNINQMKKALILVCLLLLLSVSAQAQLLPSLRLGAGGGFSGSSQTTTVLGRDITTTYAGFNLGGKFKATIPLVPLTPMVFVNYSSFSLTTENVTSDIRSTMLAYGIGAELVILPLPVISPYVGVDVGLYSASSTAQNATTTTRTGVGVGLGAEISVPLVPIAFEVEGKYRLSNLLGRQEGERAFNYFQVSAMLMLKIL; encoded by the coding sequence TTGAGACCAAAGTGCTATTTTGCAGCTACGCTGGCAGAAAGCAACGACTGCCAGAAGAAAGTAACCCAAAACAGTAAAAACATCAATCAGATGAAAAAAGCACTTATACTGGTTTGTCTGCTGCTGCTTCTTTCAGTTTCTGCTCAAGCTCAACTGCTGCCTTCGCTGCGATTGGGTGCAGGAGGCGGGTTTTCTGGCTCGAGTCAGACAACCACCGTCTTGGGCAGAGACATTACCACTACATATGCAGGCTTTAACTTGGGAGGCAAATTTAAGGCGACGATTCCGCTCGTGCCGCTAACGCCTATGGTGTTTGTCAACTACAGCTCCTTTAGCCTCACGACCGAAAATGTAACCTCAGACATTCGCTCAACGATGCTTGCATATGGAATTGGTGCAGAGTTGGTCATTTTACCCTTGCCTGTTATCTCACCGTATGTCGGCGTGGATGTGGGGCTTTACAGTGCCTCCTCGACAGCACAGAATGCCACGACCACCACACGTACAGGCGTAGGAGTGGGATTAGGGGCCGAAATCAGTGTGCCCCTCGTGCCGATTGCGTTTGAAGTAGAGGGCAAGTATCGCCTCTCAAACCTTCTTGGCAGACAAGAAGGAGAGCGTGCATTCAATTACTTCCAAGTCTCCGCAATGCTCATGCTGAAAATACTGTAA
- a CDS encoding DUF4412 domain-containing protein → MRVSVYLVAFLAFASSALAQFEGVIEMKMTATSAAGQETMTATMVNSIKGASFRGETSTSVGGTVIKQIMLLRGSEPNKIYMLNPDTKTYTEMDIASMTDAMTQSDEDYEVKKVGSEKILGYNCTRVQVKWKKSQLTMEMWTTKDVLDWATYVRMQNNPALRNNKLATALRNAGADGMALKVVSETQDGGKNIMEVVKVERKAVPASLFEIPKDYKKSEGMFGIPGMTKEKMQEMMKQMKKQQN, encoded by the coding sequence ATGCGAGTAAGTGTGTACCTTGTTGCTTTTCTTGCTTTTGCGAGCTCAGCGCTGGCGCAATTTGAAGGCGTCATAGAGATGAAAATGACCGCAACAAGTGCCGCAGGGCAGGAAACAATGACTGCGACAATGGTAAACTCCATTAAAGGTGCTTCGTTTCGTGGGGAAACTAGCACAAGCGTAGGCGGCACAGTAATCAAGCAAATTATGCTGCTGCGAGGAAGTGAGCCGAACAAAATCTATATGCTGAATCCAGACACGAAGACCTACACGGAAATGGATATAGCAAGTATGACAGACGCGATGACGCAAAGCGACGAAGACTATGAGGTAAAAAAAGTAGGGAGCGAGAAAATTCTGGGCTACAATTGCACCCGCGTGCAGGTCAAGTGGAAGAAAAGCCAGCTCACAATGGAGATGTGGACGACAAAAGATGTGTTGGATTGGGCAACCTATGTGAGAATGCAAAATAACCCTGCTTTGCGTAATAACAAGCTCGCCACTGCGCTGCGTAACGCTGGAGCTGATGGAATGGCGCTGAAAGTGGTAAGCGAAACGCAAGATGGAGGCAAGAACATAATGGAGGTCGTAAAAGTTGAGAGGAAAGCAGTGCCTGCATCGCTCTTTGAGATTCCGAAGGATTACAAGAAGTCCGAAGGAATGTTCGGCATACCCGGCATGACGAAGGAAAAAATGCAAGAGATGATGAAGCAAATGAAAAAGCAGCAAAATTAA
- the proS gene encoding proline--tRNA ligase has translation MAEKITPRAKDYSQWYIDIVREAKLADYSDVRGCMVIRPNGYAIWEKMQAALDKMFKDTGHVNAYFPLFIPESFMKKEAEHIEGFAPECAVVTHAGGEELQEKLYVRPTSETIIWSTYAKWIQSYRDLPILINQWANVVRWELRTRLFLRTAEFLWQEGHTAHATEEEAIAETLQMIEVYRRFAEEYMALPVIMGKKTESEKFAGAVDTYCIEAMMQDGKALQAGTSHHLGQNFAKAFDCRYQTKDGKLEYVWATSWGVSTRLIGALVMAHSDDKGLVLPPKLASRQVVIVPIFKGDKTAVVEKSHQVAQMLREKGITAFVDDSEQNTPGWKFAEYELQGIPVRLEIGPKDLAAEQCVAVRRDTGEKTTLPINTHLSECITGLLDAMQQNLFARAKAFRDANTKEVHDYDEFKAQVEKGFAIAHWDGTRETEAKIKEETKATIRCIPIQKEFIEQYRLHEEGKCIYSGKPSKQKVVFAKAY, from the coding sequence GTGGCAGAGAAAATTACGCCTCGTGCAAAAGATTATTCCCAGTGGTATATCGATATTGTCCGAGAAGCCAAACTGGCTGATTACAGCGATGTGCGCGGCTGTATGGTGATTCGTCCCAATGGTTATGCAATTTGGGAGAAAATGCAGGCGGCACTGGACAAAATGTTCAAGGATACAGGTCACGTCAATGCCTACTTCCCGCTCTTTATTCCCGAATCTTTTATGAAAAAGGAAGCAGAGCATATTGAGGGCTTTGCGCCAGAGTGTGCCGTAGTAACGCATGCAGGCGGTGAAGAATTGCAAGAAAAGCTCTATGTGCGCCCAACTTCAGAGACGATTATTTGGTCGACCTACGCCAAATGGATTCAATCGTATCGCGATTTGCCGATTCTAATCAATCAATGGGCAAATGTGGTGCGGTGGGAACTGCGCACGCGACTGTTTTTGCGCACCGCTGAATTTCTCTGGCAAGAAGGACACACCGCACACGCCACCGAAGAAGAGGCGATTGCAGAAACCCTGCAGATGATTGAAGTCTATCGCCGCTTTGCCGAAGAGTATATGGCGCTGCCAGTAATTATGGGCAAAAAAACAGAGTCAGAGAAATTTGCAGGCGCAGTCGATACCTACTGCATTGAAGCAATGATGCAAGATGGCAAAGCACTTCAAGCAGGCACATCGCACCACTTGGGGCAAAACTTTGCCAAGGCCTTCGACTGCCGCTACCAAACCAAAGACGGTAAGTTGGAATACGTCTGGGCAACCAGTTGGGGCGTCTCTACGCGGCTCATTGGCGCACTGGTTATGGCACATTCTGACGACAAAGGGTTGGTGCTGCCACCGAAGTTAGCATCTCGTCAGGTCGTCATTGTGCCAATTTTCAAAGGCGATAAAACAGCTGTCGTAGAAAAATCACATCAAGTTGCTCAGATGCTCCGAGAAAAAGGCATTACGGCATTTGTTGACGATAGTGAGCAAAACACACCCGGCTGGAAATTTGCGGAGTATGAACTGCAGGGCATTCCTGTGCGTCTGGAAATTGGACCAAAAGACCTTGCAGCCGAGCAGTGCGTAGCCGTGCGACGCGATACAGGTGAAAAAACCACGCTGCCTATTAACACGCACCTTAGCGAATGCATTACTGGACTGCTGGATGCGATGCAGCAGAATCTCTTTGCACGGGCAAAAGCCTTCCGCGACGCCAATACCAAAGAAGTGCATGACTATGACGAGTTCAAAGCCCAAGTAGAAAAAGGCTTTGCAATTGCACACTGGGACGGCACACGCGAAACCGAAGCCAAAATCAAAGAAGAAACCAAAGCCACGATTCGATGCATTCCAATTCAGAAGGAGTTCATTGAGCAATATCGCTTGCACGAAGAAGGCAAGTGCATTTACTCGGGCAAGCCATCGAAGCAAAAAGTGGTCTTTGCAAAGGCATATTAG
- the gltX gene encoding glutamate--tRNA ligase, which translates to MVRTRFAPSPTGYVHVGGLRTALYNYLFAKKHGGKFILRIEDTDQTRLVEGAMEGIINVLEWAGIVPDESPKHGGEFGPYIQSQRLQLYQKHCEELIAKGYAYYAFETPEELEEMRKLQIKQGLQPKYNRKWLPESMGGTMPESKIKAALESGMPKVVRMKIPDHRTIKVEDKIRGVVEFDSSVIDDQVLLKADGFPTYHLAVVVDDHYMQISHVIRGEEWLSSTPKHVLLYEFFGWEKPVYAHVPLLLNPDRTKLSKRQGDVAVEDYIKKGYSKEALVNFVALLGWNPGGGSEQEIFTMQELIEQFSLEHVGKSGAIFNLEKLSWIEKQHIRRQSNEELARRIKPILLEHLKTKPTEMPLEKITSEAYLAEVAGQMKERVDFIHEFVTFSSYYFFEPEEYEEEAVRKRWKPETNAQLIAFAERLRALPDFSAQAIESELKAFAASVGIKAADLVHPIRLAVTGRSFGASLYHLLETLGKETVLRRIERAVHSIKAEPVG; encoded by the coding sequence ATGGTTCGCACGCGCTTTGCGCCGTCGCCGACGGGCTATGTCCACGTAGGTGGGCTTCGCACGGCACTCTACAACTACCTCTTTGCCAAGAAACACGGCGGCAAATTCATCTTGCGCATTGAGGATACCGACCAGACGCGCCTTGTAGAAGGGGCAATGGAAGGAATTATCAATGTGTTGGAATGGGCAGGTATTGTGCCTGATGAAAGCCCAAAGCATGGGGGTGAGTTTGGTCCTTACATTCAATCGCAGCGGTTGCAGCTTTACCAAAAGCATTGTGAAGAACTGATTGCCAAGGGGTATGCCTACTATGCGTTTGAGACGCCTGAAGAATTGGAAGAGATGCGTAAGCTGCAAATCAAGCAGGGATTGCAGCCGAAGTATAACCGTAAGTGGCTGCCAGAGTCAATGGGCGGCACAATGCCAGAGAGCAAAATCAAAGCGGCGCTAGAGTCTGGAATGCCCAAAGTGGTGCGAATGAAAATTCCTGACCACCGCACCATCAAAGTAGAGGACAAAATTCGTGGTGTGGTGGAGTTTGATTCGTCCGTAATTGATGACCAAGTATTGCTGAAAGCCGACGGCTTCCCAACTTACCACCTTGCTGTGGTCGTCGATGACCACTATATGCAGATTTCACACGTAATTCGCGGCGAAGAGTGGCTGTCCTCGACACCGAAGCATGTCTTGCTCTATGAATTTTTCGGCTGGGAAAAACCAGTCTATGCCCATGTGCCACTGCTGCTCAATCCTGACCGCACAAAGCTCTCCAAGCGTCAGGGGGATGTAGCTGTTGAGGACTACATCAAGAAAGGTTACAGCAAAGAAGCGCTAGTCAATTTTGTGGCGCTGCTGGGCTGGAATCCGGGCGGCGGCTCTGAGCAGGAGATTTTCACGATGCAAGAGCTGATTGAGCAATTTTCACTCGAACATGTGGGTAAGTCTGGCGCAATTTTCAATCTGGAAAAGCTCAGCTGGATTGAAAAACAGCACATTCGCCGCCAGTCGAATGAGGAACTGGCACGACGCATCAAGCCCATCTTACTCGAGCACTTGAAAACAAAGCCTACAGAAATGCCGCTCGAGAAAATCACCAGCGAAGCCTACCTTGCCGAAGTGGCAGGGCAAATGAAAGAGCGAGTGGATTTCATACACGAGTTCGTAACATTTAGCAGCTACTACTTCTTCGAGCCCGAAGAGTATGAAGAAGAAGCCGTGCGAAAACGCTGGAAACCAGAGACAAACGCGCAGCTTATCGCCTTTGCAGAGCGGTTGCGTGCGCTGCCAGACTTCTCCGCACAGGCTATAGAATCGGAACTCAAAGCCTTTGCAGCATCGGTCGGCATTAAGGCGGCTGATTTGGTGCACCCAATTCGCTTAGCCGTTACAGGCAGAAGTTTTGGCGCAAGCCTTTACCATCTCTTGGAGACGCTCGGCAAGGAAACCGTTCTACGCCGCATTGAGCGAGCCGTGCATTCCATCAAGGCTGAACCAGTGGGATAA